A single window of Solanum dulcamara chromosome 5, daSolDulc1.2, whole genome shotgun sequence DNA harbors:
- the LOC129888330 gene encoding abscisic acid receptor PYL2-like, translated as MARTCQVPQGLKQEEFIELEPLIRNYHTFEHLSNTCTSLITQRIEAPANVVWPFVRRFDNPQKYKHFIKSCKMTGDGGVGSIREVSVVSGIPASTSTERLEILDDEKHILSFRVVGGEHRLNNYKSVTSVNEFEKNGKAYTIVLESYIVDIPQGNTGEDTKMFTDTVVKLNLQKLGVVAMAALHGHE; from the exons ATGGCTCGTACTTGTCAAGTTCCTCAAGGGCTTAAGCAAGAAGAATTCATAGAGCTAGAGCCATTGATTCGAAACTATCATACCTTTGAGCATTTATCAAACACTTGCACTTCACTCATAACACAGCGTATTGAAGCACCAGCAAACGTCGTGTGGCCGTTCGTCCGGCGCTTCGATAACCCCCAGAAGTACAAGCATTTCATCAAGAGTTGCAAGATGACAG GTGACGGTGGAGTTGGAAGCATTAGAGAAGTGTCTGTTGTGTCTGGAATCCCTGCATCGACAAGCACAGAGAGACTAGAGATTCTGGACGATGAGAAGCATATTCTGAGCTTTAGGGTGGTAGGCGGAGAGCATAGGCTGAATAATTATAAGTCCGTTACATCGGTGAATGAATTCGAGAAAAATGGGAAAGCTTATACCATAGTATTGGAGTCATATATAGTTGATATACCGCAAGGGAATACTGGGGAAGACACCAAAATGTTTACTGATACAGTCGTCAAATTGAACTTGCAGAAGCTTGGCGTCGTCGCAATGGCTGCTCTGCATGGCCACGAATGA